Proteins from one Enoplosus armatus isolate fEnoArm2 chromosome 4, fEnoArm2.hap1, whole genome shotgun sequence genomic window:
- the LOC139283872 gene encoding cytotoxic granule associated RNA binding protein TIA1 isoform X5 codes for MEDDQPRTLYVGNLSRDVTEPLILQVFTQIGPCKSCKMIVDTAGNDPYCFVEFYDHRHAAASLAAMNGRKIMGKEVKVNWATTPTSQKKDTSNHFHVFVGDLSPEITTEDVKAAFGPFGRISDARVVKDMATGKSKGYGFVSFFNKWDAENAIQQMGGQWLGGRQIRTNWATRKPPAPKTTYENNSKHLSFDEVVNQSSPSNCTVYCGGVSTGLTEQLMRQTFSPFGQIMEIRVFPDKGYSFVRFNSHESAAHAIVSVNGTSIEGHIVKCYWGKETPDMMNPMQQMPMPQQNKMSFPAAQPYGQWGQWYGNGPQISQYVPNGWQVPTYGVYGQAWNQQGFK; via the exons ATGGAGGACGATCAACCCAGAACCTT GTATGTGGGGAATCTGTCCAGGGATGTCACCGAGCCCCTCATTCTGCAGGTCTTCACACAGATAGGACCATGCAAGAGCTGTAAAATGATAGTTGAT ACGGCTGGAAATGATCCGTACTGCTTTGTGGAGTTCTATGACCACAGGCATGCTGCTGCCTCATTGGCAGCCATGAATGGAAGGAAAATAATGGGTAAG GAGGTCAAAGTCAACTGGGCCACGACGCCAACCAGCcagaaaaaagacacaagta ATCACTTTCACGTCTTCGTTGGAGACCTCAGCCCAGAAATAACCACAGAAGATGTCAAAGCTGCCTTCGGACCGTTTGGCAGGATATC AGATGCTCGTGTCGTGAAAGATATGGCTACAGGGAAATCTAAAGGCTATGgctttgtgtctttcttcaaCAAATGG GATGCAGAGAACGCCATTCAGCAGATGGGTGGCCAGTGGTTAGGCGGCAGACAGATTCGAACTAACTGGGCCACAAGAAAGCCCCCCGCCCCAAAGACCACCTATGAAA ATAACTCCAAGCACCTATCCTTTGATGAAGTAGTGAATCAGTCCAGCCCAAGTAACTGCACTGTGTATTGTGGTGGAGTCAGCACAGGACTGACAG AGCAACTGATGAGACAGACCTTCTCTCCCTTTGGACAAATCATGGAAATAAGAGTTTTCCCAGACAAAGGCTATTCATTTGTGAG GTTTAACTCCCATGAGTCAGCAGCCCATGCCATTGTGTCAGTGAATGGCACCTCAATAGAGGGCCACATAGTCAAATGCTACTGGGGTAAAGAGACCCCGGACATGATGAACCCGATGCAGCAGATGCCTATGCCCCAG CAGAACAAGATGAGCTTCCCTGCAGCCCAGCCCTACGGCCAGTGGGGCCAGTGGTACGGCAACGGGCCCCAGATCAGCCAGTACGTCCCAAACGGGTGGCAGGTCCCCACCTACGGCGTCTACGGCCAGGCTTGGAACCAGCAGGGCTTCAAGTAA
- the LOC139283872 gene encoding cytotoxic granule associated RNA binding protein TIA1 isoform X4, whose translation MEDDQPRTLYVGNLSRDVTEPLILQVFTQIGPCKSCKMIVDTAGNDPYCFVEFYDHRHAAASLAAMNGRKIMGKEVKVNWATTPTSQKKDTSNHFHVFVGDLSPEITTEDVKAAFGPFGRISDARVVKDMATGKSKGYGFVSFFNKWDAENAIQQMGGQWLGGRQIRTNWATRKPPAPKTTYENNSKHLSFDEVVNQSSPSNCTVYCGGVSTGLTEQLMRQTFSPFGQIMEIRVFPDKGYSFVRFNSHESAAHAIVSVNGTSIEGHIVKCYWGKETPDMMNPMQQMPMPQWGQWYGNGPQISQYVPNGWQVPTYGVYGQAWNQQGFK comes from the exons ATGGAGGACGATCAACCCAGAACCTT GTATGTGGGGAATCTGTCCAGGGATGTCACCGAGCCCCTCATTCTGCAGGTCTTCACACAGATAGGACCATGCAAGAGCTGTAAAATGATAGTTGAT ACGGCTGGAAATGATCCGTACTGCTTTGTGGAGTTCTATGACCACAGGCATGCTGCTGCCTCATTGGCAGCCATGAATGGAAGGAAAATAATGGGTAAG GAGGTCAAAGTCAACTGGGCCACGACGCCAACCAGCcagaaaaaagacacaagta ATCACTTTCACGTCTTCGTTGGAGACCTCAGCCCAGAAATAACCACAGAAGATGTCAAAGCTGCCTTCGGACCGTTTGGCAGGATATC AGATGCTCGTGTCGTGAAAGATATGGCTACAGGGAAATCTAAAGGCTATGgctttgtgtctttcttcaaCAAATGG GATGCAGAGAACGCCATTCAGCAGATGGGTGGCCAGTGGTTAGGCGGCAGACAGATTCGAACTAACTGGGCCACAAGAAAGCCCCCCGCCCCAAAGACCACCTATGAAA ATAACTCCAAGCACCTATCCTTTGATGAAGTAGTGAATCAGTCCAGCCCAAGTAACTGCACTGTGTATTGTGGTGGAGTCAGCACAGGACTGACAG AGCAACTGATGAGACAGACCTTCTCTCCCTTTGGACAAATCATGGAAATAAGAGTTTTCCCAGACAAAGGCTATTCATTTGTGAG GTTTAACTCCCATGAGTCAGCAGCCCATGCCATTGTGTCAGTGAATGGCACCTCAATAGAGGGCCACATAGTCAAATGCTACTGGGGTAAAGAGACCCCGGACATGATGAACCCGATGCAGCAGATGCCTATGCCCCAG TGGGGCCAGTGGTACGGCAACGGGCCCCAGATCAGCCAGTACGTCCCAAACGGGTGGCAGGTCCCCACCTACGGCGTCTACGGCCAGGCTTGGAACCAGCAGGGCTTCAAGTAA
- the LOC139283872 gene encoding cytotoxic granule associated RNA binding protein TIA1 isoform X3: protein MEDDQPRTLYVGNLSRDVTEPLILQVFTQIGPCKSCKMIVDTAGNDPYCFVEFYDHRHAAASLAAMNGRKIMGKEVKVNWATTPTSQKKDTSNHFHVFVGDLSPEITTEDVKAAFGPFGRISDARVVKDMATGKSKGYGFVSFFNKWDAENAIQQMGGQWLGGRQIRTNWATRKPPAPKTTYENNSKHLSFDEVVNQSSPSNCTVYCGGVSTGLTEQLMRQTFSPFGQIMEIRVFPDKGYSFVRFNSHESAAHAIVSVNGTSIEGHIVKCYWGKETPDMMNPMQQMPMPQPYGQWGQWYGNGPQISQYVPNGWQVPTYGVYGQAWNQQGFK from the exons ATGGAGGACGATCAACCCAGAACCTT GTATGTGGGGAATCTGTCCAGGGATGTCACCGAGCCCCTCATTCTGCAGGTCTTCACACAGATAGGACCATGCAAGAGCTGTAAAATGATAGTTGAT ACGGCTGGAAATGATCCGTACTGCTTTGTGGAGTTCTATGACCACAGGCATGCTGCTGCCTCATTGGCAGCCATGAATGGAAGGAAAATAATGGGTAAG GAGGTCAAAGTCAACTGGGCCACGACGCCAACCAGCcagaaaaaagacacaagta ATCACTTTCACGTCTTCGTTGGAGACCTCAGCCCAGAAATAACCACAGAAGATGTCAAAGCTGCCTTCGGACCGTTTGGCAGGATATC AGATGCTCGTGTCGTGAAAGATATGGCTACAGGGAAATCTAAAGGCTATGgctttgtgtctttcttcaaCAAATGG GATGCAGAGAACGCCATTCAGCAGATGGGTGGCCAGTGGTTAGGCGGCAGACAGATTCGAACTAACTGGGCCACAAGAAAGCCCCCCGCCCCAAAGACCACCTATGAAA ATAACTCCAAGCACCTATCCTTTGATGAAGTAGTGAATCAGTCCAGCCCAAGTAACTGCACTGTGTATTGTGGTGGAGTCAGCACAGGACTGACAG AGCAACTGATGAGACAGACCTTCTCTCCCTTTGGACAAATCATGGAAATAAGAGTTTTCCCAGACAAAGGCTATTCATTTGTGAG GTTTAACTCCCATGAGTCAGCAGCCCATGCCATTGTGTCAGTGAATGGCACCTCAATAGAGGGCCACATAGTCAAATGCTACTGGGGTAAAGAGACCCCGGACATGATGAACCCGATGCAGCAGATGCCTATGCCCCAG CCCTACGGCCAGTGGGGCCAGTGGTACGGCAACGGGCCCCAGATCAGCCAGTACGTCCCAAACGGGTGGCAGGTCCCCACCTACGGCGTCTACGGCCAGGCTTGGAACCAGCAGGGCTTCAAGTAA
- the LOC139283872 gene encoding cytotoxic granule associated RNA binding protein TIA1 isoform X1, with protein MEDDQPRTLYVGNLSRDVTEPLILQVFTQIGPCKSCKMIVDTAGNDPYCFVEFYDHRHAAASLAAMNGRKIMGKEVKVNWATTPTSQKKDTSNHFHVFVGDLSPEITTEDVKAAFGPFGRISDARVVKDMATGKSKGYGFVSFFNKWDAENAIQQMGGQWLGGRQIRTNWATRKPPAPKTTYENNSKHLSFDEVVNQSSPSNCTVYCGGVSTGLTEQLMRQTFSPFGQIMEIRVFPDKGYSFVRFNSHESAAHAIVSVNGTSIEGHIVKCYWGKETPDMMNPMQQMPMPQQNKMSFPAAQPYGQWGQWYGNGPQISQYVPNGWQVPTYGVYGQAWNQQGFNHLPASAGWTGMSAISNGGVMEPTQGLNGSMLANQPGMGAAGYPTH; from the exons ATGGAGGACGATCAACCCAGAACCTT GTATGTGGGGAATCTGTCCAGGGATGTCACCGAGCCCCTCATTCTGCAGGTCTTCACACAGATAGGACCATGCAAGAGCTGTAAAATGATAGTTGAT ACGGCTGGAAATGATCCGTACTGCTTTGTGGAGTTCTATGACCACAGGCATGCTGCTGCCTCATTGGCAGCCATGAATGGAAGGAAAATAATGGGTAAG GAGGTCAAAGTCAACTGGGCCACGACGCCAACCAGCcagaaaaaagacacaagta ATCACTTTCACGTCTTCGTTGGAGACCTCAGCCCAGAAATAACCACAGAAGATGTCAAAGCTGCCTTCGGACCGTTTGGCAGGATATC AGATGCTCGTGTCGTGAAAGATATGGCTACAGGGAAATCTAAAGGCTATGgctttgtgtctttcttcaaCAAATGG GATGCAGAGAACGCCATTCAGCAGATGGGTGGCCAGTGGTTAGGCGGCAGACAGATTCGAACTAACTGGGCCACAAGAAAGCCCCCCGCCCCAAAGACCACCTATGAAA ATAACTCCAAGCACCTATCCTTTGATGAAGTAGTGAATCAGTCCAGCCCAAGTAACTGCACTGTGTATTGTGGTGGAGTCAGCACAGGACTGACAG AGCAACTGATGAGACAGACCTTCTCTCCCTTTGGACAAATCATGGAAATAAGAGTTTTCCCAGACAAAGGCTATTCATTTGTGAG GTTTAACTCCCATGAGTCAGCAGCCCATGCCATTGTGTCAGTGAATGGCACCTCAATAGAGGGCCACATAGTCAAATGCTACTGGGGTAAAGAGACCCCGGACATGATGAACCCGATGCAGCAGATGCCTATGCCCCAG CAGAACAAGATGAGCTTCCCTGCAGCCCAGCCCTACGGCCAGTGGGGCCAGTGGTACGGCAACGGGCCCCAGATCAGCCAGTACGTCCCAAACGGGTGGCAGGTCCCCACCTACGGCGTCTACGGCCAGGCTTGGAACCAGCAGGGCTTCAA TCACTTACCGGCCAGTGCTGGGTGGACTGGCATGAGCGCCATCAGTAACGGTGGGGTTATGGAGCCTACACAGGGATTGAATGGGAGTATGCTAGCCAACCAGCCCGGTATGGGAGCCGCAGGATACCCCACACACTGA
- the LOC139283872 gene encoding cytotoxic granule associated RNA binding protein TIA1 isoform X2 translates to MEDDQPRTLYVGNLSRDVTEPLILQVFTQIGPCKSCKMIVDTAGNDPYCFVEFYDHRHAAASLAAMNGRKIMGKEVKVNWATTPTSQKKDTSNHFHVFVGDLSPEITTEDVKAAFGPFGRISDARVVKDMATGKSKGYGFVSFFNKWDAENAIQQMGGQWLGGRQIRTNWATRKPPAPKTTYENNSKHLSFDEVVNQSSPSNCTVYCGGVSTGLTEQLMRQTFSPFGQIMEIRVFPDKGYSFVRFNSHESAAHAIVSVNGTSIEGHIVKCYWGKETPDMMNPMQQMPMPQNKMSFPAAQPYGQWGQWYGNGPQISQYVPNGWQVPTYGVYGQAWNQQGFK, encoded by the exons ATGGAGGACGATCAACCCAGAACCTT GTATGTGGGGAATCTGTCCAGGGATGTCACCGAGCCCCTCATTCTGCAGGTCTTCACACAGATAGGACCATGCAAGAGCTGTAAAATGATAGTTGAT ACGGCTGGAAATGATCCGTACTGCTTTGTGGAGTTCTATGACCACAGGCATGCTGCTGCCTCATTGGCAGCCATGAATGGAAGGAAAATAATGGGTAAG GAGGTCAAAGTCAACTGGGCCACGACGCCAACCAGCcagaaaaaagacacaagta ATCACTTTCACGTCTTCGTTGGAGACCTCAGCCCAGAAATAACCACAGAAGATGTCAAAGCTGCCTTCGGACCGTTTGGCAGGATATC AGATGCTCGTGTCGTGAAAGATATGGCTACAGGGAAATCTAAAGGCTATGgctttgtgtctttcttcaaCAAATGG GATGCAGAGAACGCCATTCAGCAGATGGGTGGCCAGTGGTTAGGCGGCAGACAGATTCGAACTAACTGGGCCACAAGAAAGCCCCCCGCCCCAAAGACCACCTATGAAA ATAACTCCAAGCACCTATCCTTTGATGAAGTAGTGAATCAGTCCAGCCCAAGTAACTGCACTGTGTATTGTGGTGGAGTCAGCACAGGACTGACAG AGCAACTGATGAGACAGACCTTCTCTCCCTTTGGACAAATCATGGAAATAAGAGTTTTCCCAGACAAAGGCTATTCATTTGTGAG GTTTAACTCCCATGAGTCAGCAGCCCATGCCATTGTGTCAGTGAATGGCACCTCAATAGAGGGCCACATAGTCAAATGCTACTGGGGTAAAGAGACCCCGGACATGATGAACCCGATGCAGCAGATGCCTATGCCCCAG AACAAGATGAGCTTCCCTGCAGCCCAGCCCTACGGCCAGTGGGGCCAGTGGTACGGCAACGGGCCCCAGATCAGCCAGTACGTCCCAAACGGGTGGCAGGTCCCCACCTACGGCGTCTACGGCCAGGCTTGGAACCAGCAGGGCTTCAAGTAA